A genomic region of Miscanthus floridulus cultivar M001 chromosome 3, ASM1932011v1, whole genome shotgun sequence contains the following coding sequences:
- the LOC136547267 gene encoding non-specific lipid transfer protein-like 1 yields the protein MARLSLAVAAVVVAVLALASGAASQAPGPSPPVDCSAAVTGLIGCVSYVQQGSTQGKPTSGCCDGVKAALKSPATVACLCAAFGQNYGIQVNLTRAAGLPAACGEDPAAFSKCNIKVPGAPASAPTASGTAPAGPSPGSSKSAAVMPPVSAFAVLAAVAGTLLSHCLL from the exons ATGGCGCGCCTcagcctcgccgtcgccgccgtcgtgGTGGCCGTCCTCGCGCTAGCGTCcggcgcggcgtcgcaggcgccGGGGCCGTCGCCACCGGTCGACTGCTCGGCGGCGGTGACCGGGCTCATCGGCTGCGTTTCGTACGTTCAGCAGGGGAGCACGCAGGGCAAGCCCACCAGTGGGTGCTGCGACGGCGTCAAGGCCGCCCTCAAGAGCCCCGCCACCGTCGCCTGCCTCTGCGCCGCCTTCGGCCAGAACTACGGCATTCAGGTCAACCTCACCCGCGCCGCCGGGCTGCCCGCGGCGTGCGGCGAAGACCCCGCCGCCTTTAGCAAGTGCAACA TCAAAGTGCCCGGCGCCCCTGCTTCAG CGCCTACAGCTTCTGGAACGGCTCCGGCAGGCCCAAGCCCAGGCTCATCGAAGTCAGCGGCGGTGATGCCACCGGTCTCAGCGTTCGCCGTCCTCGCCGCCGTGGCCGGGACTCTGCTCTCGCACTGCCTCCTCTGA